One Obesumbacterium proteus DNA window includes the following coding sequences:
- a CDS encoding EpsG family protein, with protein sequence MNIYYIYVLLLSMLGLIDVSTKNSKNAIVLLQGILIVFFVGFRYKIGIDWLFYYNLYTGSPTLLAIEPGFNALSNIFYFLDINYWLFQAFITIVVFFALLKFFRYYTDKYVFCLSGFFILSFGFNAEAIRQVLALAVVCLGYVQLINRNYKAFYLYVLLAALFHVSALIVIIVPLYLKNKNWTKITRFACIIGTLSLLIDFYFIDYLIGFFSMISENRFVEKILWYGDSSNAGSVLTFSLIFKILVMICYELTLIKSNGKENDNKINENFILSLVYILLFIDIFLGRYGTISSRLDVYFTPAFLILIIYMLNRVKFHGRVFIYIIFLILFFVIFYRFTENSYFKEQFEPYRNYIISSVIYDDSYHREESVKQFWVEKGN encoded by the coding sequence ATGAATATATATTATATTTATGTATTATTACTTTCTATGCTTGGCTTAATTGATGTATCCACGAAAAACTCGAAAAATGCAATTGTATTATTACAAGGGATACTAATTGTTTTTTTTGTTGGATTTAGATATAAAATTGGTATCGATTGGCTGTTTTATTACAATCTCTATACAGGCAGTCCAACGTTGCTGGCTATAGAGCCTGGGTTTAATGCTTTAAGTAATATATTTTATTTTCTAGATATTAATTATTGGCTATTTCAAGCGTTTATAACAATAGTGGTTTTTTTTGCGTTGCTGAAATTTTTTAGATATTACACTGATAAATATGTTTTCTGTTTAAGTGGATTTTTTATATTATCTTTTGGATTTAACGCAGAAGCAATTCGACAAGTTTTAGCTTTAGCAGTTGTATGTCTTGGATATGTTCAATTAATAAATAGAAATTATAAAGCTTTTTATTTATATGTGCTTTTGGCTGCTTTATTTCATGTTTCAGCACTGATTGTTATAATCGTTCCGTTATATTTAAAAAATAAAAACTGGACGAAGATTACAAGGTTTGCATGTATAATTGGCACGCTATCATTGTTGATTGATTTTTACTTTATAGACTACTTGATCGGTTTTTTTTCAATGATTTCTGAGAATCGGTTTGTTGAAAAAATATTATGGTATGGGGATAGCAGTAACGCAGGTTCGGTACTTACTTTTAGTTTGATTTTTAAAATATTAGTTATGATATGTTATGAGTTAACCTTGATAAAATCTAATGGAAAAGAAAATGATAACAAAATAAATGAAAATTTTATTTTATCGCTAGTATATATTTTATTATTTATAGATATTTTCCTCGGCCGATACGGCACAATCAGCAGTAGACTAGATGTATACTTCACACCTGCTTTTTTGATTTTAATCATATACATGCTTAATCGAGTAAAGTTTCATGGACGAGTATTTATATATATAATTTTTTTAATTTTGTTCTTTGTGATTTTTTATCGTTTTACGGAAAATTCTTATTTCAAAGAACAGTTCGAGCCCTATAGAAATTATATTATATCTTCAGTAATCTATGATGATAGCTATCATCGTGAGGAATCGGTGAAGCAGTTTTGGGTGGAAAAGGGAAATTAA